Proteins co-encoded in one Flavivirga eckloniae genomic window:
- a CDS encoding alpha-2-macroglobulin family protein, giving the protein MKNALSLLMIILFAAFSNAQNNPYKNLWDKVEQLEVKGLPKSALKIVEDITKLAKKDKNTSQLIKTMLFKSKFALVLEEDAQLKIINDFKAEIKASAFPEKNILESMLANMYWQYFHQNRWKFYNRTNTAEKVDTTDFRTWDLQTLFSEVHIHYQNSLQSGLLLQLESLSNYDDILNLQKDSKIYRPTLFDFLSHNALEFYKTDETNITKPAYKFEVDSPDFLSDTKAFSKLKIESKDSTSLQLNALKIYQDLIQFHIKDKTPFALADVNIHRLKFVNQHATFNDKESILLNTLNTEKDRLKTHEVSALYDYEIATIYNQQGANYQPKTNEENRWKLKDAKTICDNVSSKFPKSNGAKKCNVLKQQIEAQSLQITKEDFLPIQQDARLLIRHKNLHQLQFKIFRLSRNQLEKFNKTYRQDEQLAFIKKLDVHKNWDYVLRNESDFQTHTTEVSIPKLNNGIYLVFASPKDDDATFAFGTIQVTNLAMVETENKDYKMFQIIDRNTGKPIENAKVEISYIKNYERNHQTENFTTNAHGEVKIEKSNENYRDLKAKVKFGNDSAYFGGYYINRYYEQHQEKVTYKSFIFTDRSIYRPGQTVYFKAIAIKTKEGKSEVLANQSVHAFLHNTNHEKIKTLDLKTNEFGSVSGEFILPNDGLNGMYYINFNSDVASNRVYSNHYFSVEEYKRPKFETKFNPITETFKVNDSATVKGHALAYAGSHITNAKVAYRVHRKIEYPRWCYFYHPSWFYSEPQEITHGESTTNEKGEFEITFKAIPDQSVDKTNLPIFKYEVTADVTDLNGETRSATTVVNVGYHAFTANMSIANLLDKTKKTHAIDIDTKNLNGEFVPAKGTIKIYKLMAPESVLRPRPWAAPDYQEFSKDVFKKMFPHDAYGNEESPNNWEKGELVFVSSFNTETTKKLNLGKIKKWQSGAYTILLESKDKFGQLVKDEIKTTLYSDTDKTIADKQLFYITTNKSSYSTGEKALITLGSASSNLNVTVHIEKDRKIVKTYSIQLNNNKKTITVPINNEDIGGFTVNYSFAAFNSFKSNSLNISVPYPKTDLDIETRTFRDKLQPGADETWSFKIKGPQGDKVSAELLASMYDASLDQFKPQNWSFSPVFKSVYLSRNSTNAHQSFGTRHFRVYNRASKISYSHQSYDQLNWFGFYFGNNNISINRGYYSRAANAPAPERSMEIEEQVMSKSKSNFDQVITGEETEADISGLVNDRDELDLKKEQIENTLEKPNFDNVQIRKNLQETAFFFPHLQTDSEGHVSFSFTTPEALTQWKLQLLAHTKTLESTTKTLTTVTQKELMVTPNAPRFLREGDHITISTKIANLTEKQLEGQATLILTDAISGKDISNKLIRKQDSPTPSGELEGAFTVAPKGNTQVSWDISIPDDVQAVQYKIIAKSESFSDGEQNALPVLSNRMLVTETLPMWIRSNQTKTFTLDKLASTSLDNQSSTLKHHKLTLEMTSNPAWYAVQALPYLMEYPYECNEQTFSRYYANALAQHIANSNPRIQDVFNQWKSQDVLISNLEKNEELKSILIQETPWLRDAQNETEQKKRIALLFDFNKMTNELQSAIRKLKNNQMSSGAWAWFRGGYENRFITQHIMTGFGHLKQLSVSSSAVETSQMISKAIQYLDAQFVKEYHDIRKYNAKVDLNKDHLSYTQLHYLYMRSFYTDIKKSKKVEDITKYYQTQIQKYWLKRPLYAKGLMALVSHRSNDSKTASKILKSLNETSITSEELGMYWKENTSSWYWYQAPIETQSLLIETFSEIGHTIQSETKNLETIDNLKIWLLKNKQTNKWETTKATTDAVYALLLQGSDWLSVTDMVDVVLGGQTITPSKLENVKVEAGTGYYKTSWNTSEIKPQMGEVKLTKKGNGIAWGGLYWQYFEDLDKITSAETPLKLKKKLFLKQNTDTGETISEITEDTHLKVGDLVRVRIELRSDRAMEFIHMKDMRASGLEPINVLSQYKWQDGLGYYESTKDASTNFFFDYLPKGIYVFEYDLRVNNAGNMSNGITTIQSMYAPEFSSHSEGIRLLVK; this is encoded by the coding sequence ATGAAAAACGCTTTATCCTTATTAATGATTATACTATTTGCAGCATTTTCCAACGCCCAAAACAATCCATATAAAAACCTATGGGATAAAGTTGAACAATTGGAAGTTAAAGGCTTACCAAAGTCTGCATTAAAGATTGTTGAAGACATTACCAAGCTTGCAAAAAAAGATAAAAACACCTCACAACTCATTAAAACCATGCTTTTTAAAAGCAAATTCGCTTTGGTTTTAGAGGAAGATGCACAACTTAAAATTATTAATGATTTTAAAGCTGAAATTAAAGCAAGTGCATTCCCCGAAAAGAATATTTTAGAAAGTATGCTCGCCAATATGTATTGGCAATATTTTCACCAAAATAGATGGAAATTCTATAATCGCACAAATACGGCTGAAAAGGTAGATACCACCGATTTTAGGACATGGGATTTACAAACATTATTTAGCGAGGTTCATATACACTACCAAAATTCGCTGCAAAGCGGATTACTATTACAATTAGAGTCCTTAAGTAATTATGATGATATATTAAACTTGCAAAAGGATTCTAAAATCTACAGACCAACTTTATTCGATTTTTTAAGTCATAATGCGTTAGAGTTTTACAAAACCGATGAGACCAATATTACAAAACCCGCCTATAAATTTGAAGTTGATTCTCCAGATTTTTTAAGCGATACCAAGGCGTTTTCAAAATTGAAAATAGAATCAAAAGATTCGACATCACTGCAGTTAAATGCTTTAAAGATTTATCAGGATTTGATTCAATTTCATATAAAAGACAAAACACCTTTTGCTTTAGCAGATGTGAATATTCACCGTTTAAAATTCGTAAACCAACATGCTACATTCAATGATAAAGAATCTATACTATTAAATACTTTAAATACAGAAAAGGACCGTTTAAAAACTCATGAAGTTTCAGCATTGTACGATTACGAAATAGCTACTATTTACAATCAACAAGGCGCCAATTATCAACCTAAAACTAACGAGGAGAACCGTTGGAAACTTAAAGATGCCAAGACGATTTGCGATAATGTTAGTTCAAAATTCCCAAAAAGCAATGGTGCTAAAAAATGTAACGTTTTAAAACAGCAAATAGAAGCGCAATCACTTCAAATTACTAAAGAAGACTTCCTTCCTATACAGCAAGATGCCCGCTTGTTAATACGCCATAAAAACCTGCATCAACTTCAATTTAAAATATTCAGGCTTAGTAGAAATCAGCTTGAGAAATTTAATAAAACATACAGACAAGACGAGCAATTAGCATTTATTAAAAAGCTGGATGTTCATAAAAATTGGGATTACGTATTAAGAAACGAGTCCGATTTCCAAACACACACTACCGAAGTTTCAATCCCAAAACTAAACAATGGTATTTATTTAGTTTTTGCCTCACCTAAAGATGATGACGCAACATTTGCCTTCGGCACGATTCAAGTAACCAATTTAGCAATGGTTGAAACGGAAAACAAGGATTATAAAATGTTTCAAATTATCGATAGAAATACCGGAAAACCTATTGAAAATGCAAAAGTAGAAATAAGCTACATTAAAAATTACGAAAGAAATCACCAAACAGAAAACTTTACTACAAACGCTCACGGTGAAGTAAAAATTGAAAAAAGCAACGAGAACTATAGAGACCTTAAAGCCAAAGTTAAATTTGGCAACGATTCTGCTTATTTCGGGGGATATTATATAAACAGATATTATGAGCAACACCAAGAAAAAGTAACATACAAATCTTTTATATTCACAGATAGAAGTATCTACAGACCTGGACAAACCGTTTATTTTAAAGCAATTGCCATAAAAACTAAAGAAGGTAAATCTGAAGTATTAGCAAATCAAAGCGTTCATGCCTTTTTACATAATACCAATCATGAAAAAATTAAGACCTTAGACCTAAAAACCAATGAATTTGGTTCGGTTTCAGGTGAGTTTATATTACCAAACGACGGTTTAAATGGCATGTATTATATTAATTTTAATTCTGATGTCGCATCTAATAGAGTATATTCAAATCATTATTTTTCTGTTGAAGAATACAAACGTCCAAAGTTTGAAACCAAGTTTAACCCTATAACAGAAACCTTTAAGGTTAACGACTCTGCAACGGTAAAAGGACATGCCTTAGCTTACGCCGGAAGCCATATTACCAATGCCAAAGTAGCATATCGAGTTCATAGAAAAATAGAATATCCACGTTGGTGTTATTTCTATCACCCATCATGGTTTTATAGCGAACCTCAGGAAATCACCCATGGCGAAAGTACAACTAATGAAAAAGGCGAGTTTGAAATTACTTTTAAAGCCATTCCTGACCAAAGTGTAGATAAAACAAATCTTCCCATTTTTAAATACGAAGTAACTGCAGACGTTACCGATTTAAATGGTGAAACCAGAAGTGCTACCACAGTAGTTAATGTAGGATACCATGCGTTTACCGCAAATATGTCTATTGCCAATCTACTGGATAAAACTAAAAAAACACATGCTATAGACATAGATACCAAAAACCTAAATGGTGAATTTGTACCGGCAAAAGGAACCATTAAAATCTACAAATTAATGGCCCCAGAAAGTGTTTTGAGACCAAGACCATGGGCTGCTCCAGACTATCAGGAGTTTTCGAAAGACGTCTTTAAAAAAATGTTCCCTCATGATGCCTACGGTAATGAAGAGTCTCCTAACAACTGGGAAAAAGGAGAACTCGTGTTCGTATCGTCTTTTAACACAGAAACCACCAAAAAGCTTAACCTTGGTAAAATAAAAAAATGGCAATCGGGTGCCTATACTATTCTTTTAGAAAGCAAGGATAAGTTCGGGCAACTCGTTAAAGATGAAATTAAAACAACCTTATACAGCGATACAGATAAAACCATAGCAGATAAACAATTATTCTACATAACAACAAATAAATCAAGTTACAGCACAGGCGAAAAAGCATTAATTACACTAGGTTCTGCCTCTAGCAATTTAAACGTTACGGTTCATATAGAAAAAGACCGTAAGATTGTAAAAACATATAGCATTCAACTAAATAACAACAAAAAAACAATTACTGTTCCCATAAATAATGAGGATATTGGAGGGTTTACGGTTAATTACAGTTTTGCTGCTTTTAACAGCTTTAAATCTAACAGTTTAAACATATCGGTTCCTTACCCCAAAACAGATTTAGATATAGAAACCAGAACCTTTAGAGATAAGTTACAGCCTGGAGCAGACGAAACCTGGAGTTTTAAAATCAAGGGCCCACAGGGCGATAAAGTTAGTGCAGAGTTATTGGCAAGTATGTATGATGCATCATTAGACCAATTTAAACCTCAAAACTGGAGTTTCTCCCCTGTTTTTAAATCTGTATATCTTTCCCGTAACAGCACTAATGCACACCAGAGCTTTGGCACGCGTCATTTTAGAGTCTATAATAGAGCTTCCAAAATAAGTTACTCGCACCAATCCTATGACCAACTTAATTGGTTTGGATTCTATTTTGGGAATAACAATATATCAATAAACAGAGGATATTACAGTCGTGCAGCCAATGCCCCCGCCCCAGAAAGAAGTATGGAAATAGAAGAACAAGTTATGAGCAAATCGAAATCCAACTTCGACCAAGTAATTACAGGAGAAGAAACAGAAGCTGACATTTCCGGATTAGTAAATGATCGCGATGAACTTGATTTAAAAAAGGAACAAATTGAAAACACACTAGAAAAGCCAAACTTCGACAACGTTCAAATTCGCAAAAACCTGCAGGAAACAGCCTTTTTCTTTCCTCACTTGCAAACGGATTCAGAAGGTCATGTTAGTTTTAGCTTTACCACACCAGAGGCTTTAACCCAATGGAAATTGCAGTTATTAGCGCATACTAAAACCTTAGAAAGCACCACTAAAACATTAACAACGGTTACCCAAAAAGAATTAATGGTTACTCCAAATGCGCCTCGTTTTTTACGAGAAGGCGATCATATTACCATTAGCACAAAAATTGCAAACCTCACCGAAAAACAATTAGAAGGACAAGCTACATTAATTCTAACAGATGCCATTTCAGGAAAAGACATCTCCAACAAGTTAATCCGCAAACAAGATAGCCCTACCCCTTCCGGAGAGTTAGAGGGAGCCTTCACCGTCGCTCCAAAAGGCAACACTCAAGTATCATGGGATATATCAATCCCAGATGATGTACAAGCCGTACAATACAAAATAATTGCAAAATCGGAAAGCTTTAGCGATGGCGAACAAAACGCATTACCTGTGCTTTCCAATAGAATGCTAGTTACCGAAACACTCCCCATGTGGATTCGTAGTAACCAGACTAAAACATTTACATTAGACAAACTTGCTTCAACTTCGCTCGACAACCAATCATCAACACTTAAGCACCATAAGCTAACCTTGGAAATGACTTCCAACCCTGCATGGTACGCAGTACAGGCACTCCCCTATTTAATGGAGTATCCGTACGAATGTAACGAGCAAACATTTAGTCGTTATTATGCTAATGCCCTGGCACAGCATATTGCGAACTCAAATCCAAGAATACAGGACGTTTTTAACCAATGGAAATCTCAAGATGTACTTATTTCCAACTTAGAAAAGAATGAGGAATTAAAATCCATTCTTATCCAGGAAACACCCTGGTTACGTGACGCACAGAACGAGACGGAACAGAAAAAGCGCATAGCTTTACTTTTCGATTTTAACAAAATGACTAATGAATTACAATCTGCTATTAGGAAACTAAAAAATAATCAAATGAGTTCCGGTGCCTGGGCTTGGTTTAGGGGAGGCTATGAAAACAGGTTTATTACCCAGCACATTATGACTGGTTTCGGACATCTTAAACAACTATCTGTCTCGTCGAGCGCAGTCGAGACGTCACAAATGATCTCAAAAGCCATTCAATATCTCGATGCGCAATTTGTAAAAGAATACCATGATATTAGAAAATACAACGCTAAAGTCGATTTAAATAAAGACCATTTAAGCTACACACAATTGCATTATTTATACATGCGAAGCTTCTATACAGATATTAAAAAATCGAAAAAAGTTGAAGATATTACCAAATACTACCAAACACAAATTCAAAAGTATTGGTTAAAACGTCCGCTTTATGCCAAAGGATTAATGGCATTAGTGTCTCATAGGAGTAACGATTCTAAAACGGCAAGTAAAATTTTAAAATCGTTAAATGAAACCAGTATTACATCAGAAGAACTAGGTATGTACTGGAAAGAAAATACCAGCTCGTGGTATTGGTATCAGGCACCTATTGAAACACAATCTTTGCTTATTGAAACGTTTTCAGAAATTGGACATACCATTCAAAGTGAAACAAAAAACCTTGAAACAATCGATAATCTAAAAATCTGGTTACTCAAAAACAAACAAACCAATAAGTGGGAAACCACAAAAGCTACTACAGATGCTGTATACGCATTACTACTTCAAGGAAGCGATTGGTTAAGCGTTACAGATATGGTAGATGTTGTTTTAGGCGGACAAACAATAACACCTTCTAAATTAGAAAATGTAAAAGTAGAAGCTGGTACAGGTTATTACAAAACATCATGGAACACTTCAGAAATAAAGCCTCAAATGGGAGAAGTAAAACTCACTAAAAAAGGCAATGGAATTGCCTGGGGAGGTTTATATTGGCAATACTTTGAGGATTTAGATAAAATCACATCGGCAGAAACACCCCTTAAACTAAAGAAAAAGCTGTTCTTAAAACAAAATACAGATACAGGAGAGACCATTTCTGAAATCACCGAAGACACCCATTTAAAAGTTGGAGATCTGGTAAGAGTTCGTATAGAATTGCGAAGCGATAGAGCTATGGAATTCATTCATATGAAAGATATGCGAGCTTCAGGGTTAGAGCCCATAAATGTATTATCGCAATACAAATGGCAAGATGGTTTAGGGTATTATGAAAGTACTAAAGATGCTTCAACTAATTTCTTTTTCGATTATTTGCCAAAGGGTATTTATGTTTTTGAATACGATTTAAGAGTTAATAATGCTGGTAATATGAGTAATGGAATCACGACCATACAAAGCATGTATGCACCAGAATTTAGCAGTCATAGTGAAGGTATTCGTTTGTTAGTTAAGTAG
- a CDS encoding UDP-N-acetylmuramate--L-alanine ligase, giving the protein MNVHFIAIGGAAMHNLALALHNKGYKVTGSDDTIFEPSKSRLDAKGLLPEAFGWYPEKITTDLDAIVLGMHAKADNPELLKAQELGLKIYSYPEFLYEQSKYKTRVVIGGSHGKTTITSMILHVMHYHDRDVDYMVGAQLEGFDVMVKLTEDNDFIVLEGDEYLSSPIDRRPKFHLYKPNIALLSGIAWDHINVFPTYENYVEQFSIFVDSIVNGGSISYNEEDPEVKRVVEASVNPIRKLPYQTLQYTVENGQTLLETPEGELPIEIFGKHNLNNLAGAKWICQHMGIDEDDFYEAISTFKGASKRLEKIAEGKNSVAYKDFAHSPSKVEATTKAVKEQYKDRTLVACLELHTYSSLNAEFLKEYKGALDAADVAVVFYSPHAVEIKKLEEVTHEQIANAFQRDDLIIYTNPEEFKDFLFSQDFDNKTLLLMSSGNYGGLDFDEVKGIIE; this is encoded by the coding sequence ATGAACGTACATTTTATAGCTATTGGGGGCGCTGCGATGCACAATTTAGCCCTAGCATTACACAATAAAGGATATAAAGTAACTGGAAGTGACGATACTATTTTTGAGCCTTCAAAATCAAGATTAGATGCTAAAGGTTTATTGCCGGAAGCTTTTGGGTGGTATCCTGAAAAAATTACTACAGATTTAGATGCCATTGTTTTGGGAATGCATGCTAAAGCTGATAATCCGGAATTATTAAAGGCTCAGGAACTGGGTTTGAAAATTTATAGTTATCCGGAGTTTTTGTACGAGCAATCTAAATACAAAACTCGTGTTGTTATTGGTGGAAGTCACGGTAAGACCACTATAACGTCCATGATTTTACATGTGATGCATTATCATGACAGGGATGTTGATTACATGGTCGGAGCTCAGTTAGAAGGTTTTGATGTGATGGTAAAACTTACCGAAGACAACGATTTTATCGTGTTGGAGGGTGATGAATACTTGAGTTCTCCTATTGATAGACGTCCGAAATTTCATTTATACAAACCTAATATAGCATTGTTAAGTGGTATAGCCTGGGATCATATTAATGTGTTTCCTACCTATGAAAACTATGTGGAGCAGTTTAGCATTTTTGTAGATTCTATTGTTAATGGTGGTAGTATCAGTTATAATGAAGAAGATCCAGAGGTGAAACGTGTTGTTGAGGCTTCTGTTAATCCGATTCGTAAGTTGCCATATCAAACACTTCAATATACGGTTGAAAATGGACAAACCTTATTGGAAACGCCAGAGGGAGAATTGCCCATAGAAATATTTGGAAAGCATAATTTAAATAATCTTGCTGGTGCTAAGTGGATTTGTCAGCATATGGGAATTGATGAAGATGATTTTTATGAAGCTATTTCTACTTTTAAAGGAGCAAGCAAACGCTTGGAAAAAATAGCTGAAGGTAAAAATAGTGTGGCTTATAAAGATTTTGCACACTCACCGAGCAAGGTAGAGGCTACTACCAAGGCTGTTAAGGAACAATATAAAGACAGAACTTTAGTGGCATGTTTAGAACTACATACTTACAGTAGTTTAAATGCTGAATTTTTAAAGGAATATAAAGGCGCATTAGATGCTGCCGATGTTGCCGTGGTATTTTATTCGCCTCATGCGGTTGAAATTAAAAAGCTTGAAGAGGTAACGCATGAGCAAATTGCTAATGCTTTTCAGCGCGATGATTTGATTATTTATACGAATCCAGAGGAATTTAAAGACTTTTTGTTTTCTCAGGATTTTGATAATAAAACCTTATTGTTAATGAGTTCTGGTAATTATGGAGGATTGGATTTTGATGAGGTTAAGGGTATAATTGAATAG
- a CDS encoding tetratricopeptide repeat protein codes for MKFILLLFLVPAMAFGQSNFDEIEILFKKKQFTKAEQSVRNYLKKHPNSLLAIELLGDAYGHQKKWDDAILQYQKLVKTKENNANYHYKYGGALGMKALSISKLKALGIIGDVRDAFLRAAELDKNHIDTRWALVELYMQLPGIIGGSKSKSLHFAEELEALSKVDGYLAKGYIYEYDDEPEFAEKYYKMAIKVGGSVTCYDKLTALYENEKQPEKAIENIEAAHKKHQRNAMHYQIGKVAAEYNIELQKGERCLHTYITNYSAEDGVPKAWANYRLAQIYTHKKNKTEALKYIGLAITELPNIKPFKELRERILEQ; via the coding sequence ATGAAATTTATTTTGCTCCTTTTCTTAGTACCCGCAATGGCTTTTGGTCAATCAAACTTTGATGAGATAGAAATACTATTCAAGAAAAAACAATTTACTAAAGCGGAACAATCTGTTCGCAATTACTTAAAAAAACATCCAAATAGCTTACTGGCCATAGAGTTGCTGGGGGATGCTTACGGGCATCAAAAAAAATGGGATGATGCTATTTTACAGTATCAAAAGTTAGTGAAAACTAAGGAGAATAATGCTAATTATCATTATAAATATGGTGGGGCTTTGGGGATGAAGGCATTATCTATTAGTAAATTAAAGGCTTTGGGGATTATTGGTGATGTAAGAGATGCCTTTTTAAGGGCTGCTGAATTAGATAAAAACCATATTGATACCCGTTGGGCACTGGTAGAGTTATACATGCAATTACCAGGTATTATTGGAGGAAGTAAGAGTAAATCGCTACATTTTGCAGAGGAATTGGAAGCGCTTTCGAAAGTGGATGGCTATTTGGCAAAAGGATATATTTATGAGTATGATGATGAACCAGAGTTTGCCGAGAAGTATTATAAAATGGCTATAAAGGTAGGTGGTTCTGTAACTTGTTATGATAAATTAACGGCTTTATACGAAAACGAAAAGCAACCGGAAAAGGCTATTGAAAATATTGAAGCTGCTCATAAAAAACACCAACGTAATGCAATGCATTACCAGATTGGTAAGGTGGCTGCTGAATATAATATTGAACTACAAAAGGGAGAACGCTGTTTACATACTTATATAACTAATTACTCTGCTGAGGATGGTGTGCCTAAGGCTTGGGCAAATTACCGCTTGGCTCAAATTTACACGCATAAAAAGAACAAAACGGAGGCTCTGAAGTATATTGGATTGGCTATTACTGAATTGCCTAACATTAAACCTTTTAAGGAGCTTAGGGAGAGGATTCTTGAACAGTGA